Within Rhododendron vialii isolate Sample 1 chromosome 12a, ASM3025357v1, the genomic segment ATGAGAGGCATAGAAGAGTACAGAACAATTGTGAGTTTGAGAAAGTTTATGAATGGAAAGTAGATTAAAAGGAAATTGTGGTAAGTATAAAACAGAAGTAAAAATAAGGCCAGAGGCACGATAAGTACCAAAGCCATGTACACAAATTTTAGTACCATCCGCAATAGTAACATAAGAAGGAACGGAAGGTGTAACGACATCAATAAGAAAAGACAAATCacctgtcatatgatcagaTGCGCCAGAATCGAGAATCCATGGAGCACTGCCAGTACGAGAAGATGAGTGAAAGCAAGTATTACCTGATGAGACATGAGTCGCAATGGAAGTCGAAGATGCATTAGCCTTGTGAAACATGGAATCATACTCAGACCTAGAGATAGTAATCTGATCTGGAGGAGCCAACCCAGATGGCTCCCCCTCAAATGTAGCCTGATTAGCCCAAGCCGGCTTGCCATGAAGCTTCCAATAGAACTCAACAGTGTGATTGGTTGCATTGCAATGTGTACACTTCTTGGTGCCACGACCACCACGCCCCCCACGGCCGCCACGTCGACCACCACGTTCATAAGAACCACTACGACTGTGGGGAGGATTAGAGTGGCTAAAATTCCCAGAAGATGGAATAAGACCAGTAGCAGGAGCAGCTAGAGCAGATGGAGTTGGATGCTCTAAAACAGAAGACTGAGGAGCAGCCCTTCGAACACGAGCAAAAGCCTCACCAACAGTAGGAACTTCCTTGTCGGAAAGAATTTGGGGACTGAGAGGAGCAAGTTCTGTATTCAGCCCGGACAAGAATTTGGTAACTCGAAATTGATCTCTGTATTTCTGCTGAACCTTTAAATCTATGGTTAAAGGTTGATAAACATTTAACTCATCCCACATCCCTTTTAAGGTGGAAAAGTACTCATCAACCGATCGATCTCcttgttggaaagagaaaatattcTGATAAATCTGATAAATACGAGAGAGATTCTGTTCGGATGAATATAACTCATGTAAAGTATCCCATACTTCTTTGGATGTGTCAAGGCATGCAACATTGTTAAAAATATCAGGTTCAAGACTATTCCAAAGCAAAGTCATAATATATGAAtcattttgaatccaaacaGAATCTTCAGATGGGACATTAGTGATATAGGAAGTCTCACCACTTGCTCGCAAAGAAACAGTCACAGCACGTGACCATGGCAAATAATTGGccccatttaatttaattgagGTGAGAGAACGACGATGAAATGGATCCCTAACAGTGTCCTTAGAGCCAGATGTTTCGGTTTTCTTATCCTTATCACCCATAATACGagagcaaaccaaaaaataggAATAAACCAAATATTACCAGATCTGGTGGGGATGCAACAGAGATACCCGGAATTGATATGGTTTAGATGAGGGTCTGACGTTGCTGACTGGGGTTCAAGCAAGGTTGCCGAAGTCCGACTGAGTGAGCGGCGGAGTCTGTAGAACGCCGGAGAAGGCAGTCTCAGTATTGCTGAGAACTGAGAGTACTTCGTCGGACAAGATGGATTTCTCAGATAATTCTGAGAAACAGAGATCGTTCGAGAGAGAATAAAGACAGGCTCCCTggctctgaaaaaaaaaaaagaagataaagacGATACTTGGTCGAGagaccaagaaaagaagagaaagaagaaatcaGGTTCTTGgaacctgctctgataccatgtcgAAATACTTTGATTGATGTTTATTCTTCTCACAATGAGGTACAATATATAGACCGAATACAAggtaaaataaggaaagaaaatcaaatcaaatcaaatccctaattgattaggtactgatccctaattgattctacctaatcaaatccctaattgattctaccaAATTGAGTAACTTCCTAATTACATTCAATACATTAAATATAGTCAACAAGACTAAAGTAACTACAAATAACTAGTAAAACAGAAAGTTCGATTGGGGATTGCTGATGTGACAAGAGAAGAGGTTTAGGTCCTTTGGAGAGCCGATTTATAGTTTGGCATGTATCATATATCATATATGTTTTGTTAAAATAACACTTAACAACCTGTAACATAATAATCTAAAAATTATGAAGTTTTCTCCGTTGCGCCGATTAATCGGCAACCTAATTACCGCCCTGGGCCATACAATCTAGgcaattgggggggggggggggggggggttctgTCTAGTCCGACTTTTAGCAGTGCATCTGTAGCATTGACACAATTTGAGAGGGAAATTGTAGTGTTATGCAGTTGTTAGTTCTTGCTTCCTAAATTCTAACTTGACACATTTGCCCTCAAGATTTGCATCCATGAAAATTCTCTATTATGCCAAACATCGACTTTAATTCTTTCTGTTCAATAGCTTTAGTTGGTTTTCCATTGGTCTCAATCAATCAAAGTGCAGGAATCCATTATTTTCCAGAATTGTAAGAATAAGGAGAGAAAAATGTGGGactgttagacttg encodes:
- the LOC131309964 gene encoding uncharacterized protein LOC131309964 isoform X1, translated to MWDELNVYQPLTIDLKVQQKYRDQFRVTKFLSGLNTELAPLSPQILSDKEVPTVGEAFARVRRAAPQSSVLEHPTPSALAAPATGLIPSSGNFSHSNPPHSRSGSYERGGRRGGRGGRGGRGTKKCTHCNATNHTVEFYWKLHGKPAWANQATFEGEPSGLAPPDQITISRSEYDSMFHKANASSTSIATHVSSGNTCFHSSSRTGSAPWILDSGASDHMTGSQDAEDDWWGV
- the LOC131309964 gene encoding uncharacterized protein LOC131309964 isoform X2, translating into MWDELNVYQPLTIDLKVQQKYRDQFRVTKFLSGLNTELAPLSPQILSDKEVPTVGEAFARVRRAAPQSSVLEHPTPSALAAPATGLIPSSGNFSHSNPPHSRSGSYERGGRRGGRGGRGGRGTKKCTHCNATNHTVEFYWKLHGKPAWANQATFEGEPSGLAPPDQITISRSEYDSMFHKANASSTSIATHVSSGSQDAEDDWWGV